A portion of the Blautia hansenii DSM 20583 genome contains these proteins:
- a CDS encoding FadR/GntR family transcriptional regulator codes for MEFEKISSPSLRELFVDQLENMILSGKLKIGEKLPPERQLAQMMQVSRAVVNSGIAELEKKGFLIVKPRSGTFVADYRRKGTVETLVAIMKYNGGRIRREEIRSILEVRIALDTLIARLSIPMITDEEIQVLFEKVEAIQNTASVQEAIEAAFAFQHEFALSSKNTLIPLIFQSFHAPIFTMWERFCELYGVEMLYNRNYTMWTYIKNRDTQGAVDWIEHSLKQCIDGDTQIYFD; via the coding sequence ATGGAATTTGAAAAAATAAGTTCGCCATCTCTTCGGGAACTTTTTGTAGACCAGTTAGAAAATATGATTTTGTCAGGAAAATTAAAAATCGGCGAAAAGCTTCCTCCCGAACGCCAGCTTGCTCAGATGATGCAGGTCAGCCGTGCCGTGGTAAACAGCGGAATTGCGGAGCTGGAAAAAAAGGGTTTTTTAATTGTAAAACCCCGAAGCGGAACTTTTGTTGCCGACTATCGCAGGAAAGGTACGGTAGAAACCTTAGTTGCCATTATGAAATATAATGGAGGCCGTATTCGCAGAGAGGAAATCCGTTCGATTTTAGAAGTGCGTATTGCTCTTGACACGCTAATCGCCAGACTGAGTATTCCCATGATTACCGATGAGGAAATTCAGGTACTTTTTGAAAAAGTAGAAGCCATTCAAAATACTGCAAGCGTTCAGGAAGCCATTGAAGCTGCTTTTGCCTTTCAGCATGAATTTGCCCTGTCCTCCAAAAATACTTTGATACCTCTGATTTTTCAGTCTTTTCATGCCCCTATCTTTACCATGTGGGAGCGCTTCTGTGAACTGTATGGTGTGGAAATGCTCTATAACCGCAATTATACCATGTGGACTTATATAAAAAACCGAGATACACAGGGAGCGGTGGATTGGATTGAGCATTCTCTGAAGCAATGTATTGACGGGGATACGCAGATTTATTTTGATTAG
- a CDS encoding DUF5692 family protein yields MLFQIYGDNTMWQLLGWILVFAGLILMNELARRSKTGGIFCFLILPAVLTVYFVAIYVGAAMGADWALHNQTYLHMTSWFHYAKLYAATAGCIGFMMIKYKWGIGKKEWFKLFPFLIVAINILIAVVSDFESGIRGMMAMAEYGDRWWLSSENVWLYGGWWNWVNGISGLINIFCMTGWLGIYVSKDKKDMLWPDMTWCFILAYDLWNFEYTYNNLPTHAWYCGLALLLAPTVANALWNKGGWIQNRANTLALWCMFAQVFPLFQDASRFTTIPVLYADGFMDAATRPTVANPTMQGVVAVIALIANIACMAMIIKRAKQQKKNPYTHEIFTDQKDFKLAMERAER; encoded by the coding sequence ATGTTATTTCAGATTTACGGAGATAACACCATGTGGCAGCTGTTAGGCTGGATTTTGGTATTTGCGGGGCTTATTCTCATGAATGAGCTGGCAAGAAGAAGCAAAACAGGAGGAATTTTCTGTTTCTTAATTTTACCTGCGGTCTTGACCGTATATTTTGTGGCAATTTATGTAGGAGCAGCCATGGGCGCAGATTGGGCGCTTCATAATCAGACTTATCTGCACATGACAAGCTGGTTCCATTATGCGAAGCTCTATGCGGCAACAGCGGGATGTATCGGCTTTATGATGATTAAATACAAATGGGGAATTGGAAAAAAAGAATGGTTTAAGCTGTTTCCTTTTCTCATTGTGGCAATTAACATTTTAATTGCAGTAGTCAGTGATTTTGAGTCCGGTATCAGAGGTATGATGGCAATGGCAGAATACGGAGACCGCTGGTGGCTGTCATCTGAAAACGTATGGCTGTACGGAGGCTGGTGGAACTGGGTAAACGGTATTTCCGGCTTAATCAATATTTTCTGTATGACAGGCTGGCTGGGGATTTATGTTTCCAAGGATAAAAAAGATATGCTGTGGCCGGATATGACATGGTGTTTTATTCTGGCTTATGATTTATGGAACTTTGAATATACTTATAACAATCTGCCTACACACGCATGGTACTGCGGACTGGCGCTTCTTTTAGCTCCGACAGTTGCCAATGCCCTTTGGAATAAAGGCGGCTGGATACAGAACAGAGCAAATACTTTGGCTTTATGGTGTATGTTTGCACAGGTATTTCCGCTGTTTCAGGATGCCAGCAGATTTACCACTATACCGGTATTGTATGCAGACGGATTTATGGATGCTGCCACAAGACCAACCGTAGCAAATCCCACTATGCAGGGGGTGGTAGCGGTTATTGCGCTGATTGCCAATATTGCATGTATGGCAATGATTATCAAACGTGCAAAACAGCAGAAGAAAAATCCATATACACATGAGATTTTCACAGACCAGAAAGACTTTAAGCTGGCTATGGAAAGAGCAGAGAGATAA
- a CDS encoding hydrogenase maturation nickel metallochaperone HypA, with protein MHELGIVFHIIDSLKEVGEENHLKQIAGVTLEVGEVSGVLEDYLQSCWRWASDRTELLKGASLTVEQIPAVTFCEDCKQTYSTTEFGKICPYCKSEHTYLAAGNEFNIKEITAC; from the coding sequence ATGCACGAGCTGGGAATTGTCTTTCATATTATTGACAGCTTAAAAGAAGTGGGGGAAGAAAACCATTTAAAGCAGATTGCGGGGGTGACTTTGGAAGTCGGGGAAGTTTCCGGAGTTTTGGAAGATTATCTGCAAAGCTGTTGGCGGTGGGCGTCAGACAGAACAGAGCTTCTAAAGGGAGCATCACTTACTGTGGAACAAATTCCGGCAGTGACCTTTTGCGAGGATTGTAAACAGACTTATTCTACAACAGAATTTGGAAAAATCTGTCCCTATTGCAAAAGTGAACATACATATCTTGCAGCCGGAAATGAGTTTAATATTAAAGAGATAACTGCCTGCTGA